From the Elstera cyanobacteriorum genome, one window contains:
- a CDS encoding sulfite exporter TauE/SafE family protein — MISDGLALLSGGFVGFTLGLIGGGGSVLAVPLLLYVVGMTDPHKAIGTSALAVAVNAFANLAQHARRGTVKWPCATVFGLSGIIGAALGSSLGKLMDGQRLLTLFGLVMLIVAAAMLRPRAEGAGENVHLDRRNAPKLIAVGLTVGGLSGFFGIGGGFLIVPGLILGSGMAMLNAIGSSLLSVGLFGLTTSVNYALSGLVDWPIALEFIGGGIIGGYIGSRLAQRLAAQRATLNRLFATLVAGVGVYLLWRNT, encoded by the coding sequence ATGATCAGCGATGGTTTGGCTCTGCTGTCCGGCGGGTTCGTTGGCTTCACCCTGGGGTTGATCGGCGGCGGCGGGTCGGTGCTGGCGGTGCCGCTGCTGCTCTATGTCGTCGGGATGACCGATCCCCATAAGGCCATCGGCACCAGCGCCCTGGCCGTGGCCGTGAACGCCTTCGCCAATCTGGCCCAGCACGCGCGGCGCGGGACGGTGAAATGGCCCTGCGCGACCGTCTTCGGCCTTTCCGGGATCATTGGCGCGGCGCTGGGATCGAGCCTTGGGAAACTGATGGACGGGCAGCGGTTGCTCACCCTCTTCGGCCTCGTCATGCTGATCGTCGCCGCCGCTATGCTGCGCCCCCGCGCGGAGGGGGCGGGGGAAAATGTTCACCTCGACCGCCGCAATGCCCCGAAGCTGATCGCGGTGGGCCTGACAGTCGGTGGCCTGTCGGGATTTTTCGGCATCGGCGGCGGATTTCTCATCGTTCCTGGGCTCATTCTGGGCAGCGGCATGGCGATGCTGAACGCCATCGGCTCCTCCCTGCTATCGGTCGGGCTATTCGGCCTGACCACCTCGGTCAATTACGCCCTGTCCGGTCTTGTCGATTGGCCGATTGCCCTAGAGTTTATCGGCGGCGGGATCATCGGCGGTTACATCGGCAGCCGATTGGCCCAGCGGCTGGCCGCGCAGCGCGCGACCTTGAACCGATTGTTCGCAACCCTGGTCGCTGGGGTCGGGGTCTATCTGCTCTGGCGTAATACATAG
- a CDS encoding Rrf2 family transcriptional regulator — MGARSSRFAVALHALAIIARRGGEPASSEWIAESVGTNPVVIRRALAPLREAGLITSVAGAAGGFLLAKPAEAIGLNQVWSAVEPEGFACHGGAEDCPVAASLPPILAEIGQDMDRAIEVSLRAWRLSDVTRRLCEEMTAKGAC; from the coding sequence ATGGGCGCGCGCAGCAGTCGGTTCGCGGTGGCTCTTCACGCTTTGGCGATCATCGCCCGGCGTGGGGGGGAGCCTGCCTCGTCGGAGTGGATTGCCGAAAGCGTCGGCACCAACCCGGTGGTCATCCGCCGGGCTTTGGCGCCGCTGCGGGAAGCAGGGCTGATTACCTCGGTTGCCGGGGCGGCGGGCGGGTTTCTGCTGGCCAAACCGGCGGAGGCGATTGGCCTTAATCAGGTCTGGTCGGCGGTGGAACCTGAGGGTTTCGCCTGCCACGGCGGGGCGGAAGATTGCCCGGTTGCGGCCAGCCTGCCGCCTATCTTGGCCGAAATCGGTCAAGATATGGACCGGGCTATCGAGGTTAGTCTGCGGGCCTGGCGCCTGTCGGACGTGACCCGCCGACTGTGCGAGGAGATGACCGCCAAAGGCGCCTGCTGA
- a CDS encoding NADPH-dependent FMN reductase produces MKTVAVLVGSLRRDSINRKFAESLAKLASDRLKFQFVDLGDLPVYNEDLWATPPASVLRLKADIEAADAVLFVTPEYNRTFTPVIHNAIDWANRPWGKNSWAGKPAAITGTTPGATGTAAAQNSLRNIVSVVGAYLMTQPEVYFTYKPEVFDAEGAITNPETRAFLSGWIDSFARWIDRVGA; encoded by the coding sequence ATGAAAACCGTTGCTGTTCTCGTGGGTTCGCTGCGCCGCGACTCGATCAACCGCAAGTTTGCCGAGAGCCTAGCGAAGCTGGCATCCGATCGCCTAAAGTTTCAATTCGTCGATCTTGGCGACCTGCCGGTCTATAATGAAGACCTATGGGCCACGCCCCCGGCGTCGGTGTTGCGCTTGAAGGCTGATATCGAGGCCGCCGATGCCGTGCTGTTCGTCACGCCGGAATATAACCGGACCTTCACCCCCGTGATCCACAACGCCATCGATTGGGCCAATCGCCCGTGGGGGAAGAATTCCTGGGCGGGGAAACCCGCCGCCATTACCGGCACGACGCCTGGGGCGACCGGGACGGCGGCCGCGCAAAATTCGCTGCGCAATATCGTCAGTGTCGTCGGCGCCTATCTGATGACGCAGCCGGAAGTGTATTTCACCTATAAGCCGGAAGTGTTCGATGCCGAAGGCGCCATCACCAACCCGGAAACCCGCGCTTTCCTGAGCGGCTGGATCGACAGCTTCGCGCGCTGGATTGACCGCGTCGGGGCCTAG
- a CDS encoding flavodoxin family protein has protein sequence MANVAIVYHSGFGHTAVQADSVATGARSVPGTTVTLIKAEEWEAQAEALDAADAIIFGAPTYMGSVSAQFKTFMDATGKIWYTQKWKDKLAAGFTNSASQSGDKLNSLIQLAIFGAQHGMIWVSLGELPQNNSSQSSPDTVNRLGSFLGAMAQSNNDQGPDLAPPPADRKTAEILGARVATLAKKLAPAA, from the coding sequence ATGGCAAACGTGGCAATCGTCTATCACAGCGGCTTCGGGCATACGGCGGTTCAGGCCGATAGTGTGGCGACAGGCGCCCGCAGCGTTCCCGGCACGACCGTAACGCTGATCAAGGCAGAAGAGTGGGAAGCCCAGGCCGAGGCGCTGGATGCCGCCGACGCCATCATCTTCGGCGCGCCGACCTATATGGGCAGCGTGTCGGCGCAGTTTAAAACCTTCATGGATGCCACCGGCAAGATTTGGTACACGCAAAAATGGAAGGATAAGCTGGCGGCGGGCTTCACCAATTCGGCCAGCCAGAGCGGCGATAAGCTGAATAGCCTGATCCAGCTTGCCATCTTCGGCGCGCAGCACGGGATGATCTGGGTGTCGCTGGGTGAGTTGCCGCAAAACAACAGCAGCCAGTCGAGCCCCGATACGGTGAACCGCCTCGGCAGCTTCTTGGGCGCGATGGCGCAGTCGAATAATGATCAAGGGCCGGACCTCGCGCCGCCGCCCGCCGACCGTAAGACGGCGGAAATACTGGGCGCCCGCGTCGCAACCTTAGCGAAGAAACTCGCTCCCGCCGCCTAA
- a CDS encoding cysteine synthase A, whose translation MSTPGLFPAIGQTPLIYLNGPSAATGCAIYGKAEFMNPGGSVKDRAALAIVQAAEAAGTLKPGGVIVEGTAGNTGIGLALVGNARGYRTVIVMPETQSQEKIDFLRLIGAELKLVPAKPFKDPGNYVHVARRLAEELAATEPNGVLFADQFDNLANRDGHARTTGPEIYAQVKALTGKAPDVFTCAVGTGGTLAGTGGALKAADPAIKVFLADPHGSVLYNWATGGDLVAEGTSITEGIGQGRVPGNLAGVQLDGAVRVSDPEALEVVFNLLKNDGLCVGGSAGINVAAAMQVARTLGPGHTIVTILCDGGARYQSKLFNPEFLRARNLPVPGWLA comes from the coding sequence ATGTCCACGCCCGGCCTGTTCCCCGCTATCGGCCAGACGCCGCTGATCTATCTCAACGGCCCCTCGGCGGCGACCGGCTGTGCGATTTACGGCAAGGCAGAGTTTATGAACCCCGGCGGCTCGGTGAAAGATCGCGCGGCGCTCGCCATCGTGCAGGCTGCCGAAGCGGCGGGGACGCTAAAGCCCGGCGGGGTGATCGTCGAAGGGACGGCGGGCAATACCGGCATCGGCCTCGCGCTAGTCGGCAATGCGCGGGGGTACCGCACGGTCATCGTCATGCCGGAAACCCAGAGCCAGGAGAAAATCGATTTCCTGCGCCTAATCGGGGCGGAGTTGAAGCTGGTCCCGGCCAAACCCTTCAAAGACCCCGGCAATTACGTTCATGTCGCCCGGCGCTTGGCGGAAGAATTGGCGGCGACGGAGCCAAACGGCGTGCTGTTCGCCGATCAGTTCGATAATCTCGCCAACCGCGACGGCCACGCCCGCACCACCGGGCCAGAAATCTATGCGCAAGTGAAAGCCCTGACCGGCAAGGCGCCCGATGTCTTCACCTGCGCCGTCGGCACCGGCGGCACCCTGGCCGGGACGGGCGGCGCCCTGAAAGCGGCCGATCCCGCGATCAAAGTCTTCCTAGCCGACCCGCACGGCTCGGTTCTTTATAATTGGGCGACGGGCGGGGACCTTGTGGCGGAAGGGACTTCCATCACCGAAGGTATCGGCCAAGGTCGCGTGCCGGGCAACCTCGCCGGGGTACAGCTCGACGGCGCCGTGCGCGTATCCGACCCCGAGGCGCTGGAGGTTGTGTTCAACCTTCTGAAGAACGATGGCCTCTGCGTCGGCGGGTCGGCGGGCATCAATGTCGCCGCTGCCATGCAGGTCGCGCGCACGCTGGGGCCGGGGCATACCATCGTCACCATCCTCTGCGACGGCGGGGCGCGCTATCAGTCGAAACTCTTCAACCCCGAGTTCCTGCGCGCCCGCAATCTACCGGTGCCGGGCTGGCTGGCCTAG
- a CDS encoding DMT family transporter translates to MVPSVGASRRLLQGIGLRVAATGLFVVMSLCVRLASFDAPVGQIMFWRSSVALVPILLYLLWRGQFPRALKTKQPWGHVKRSGFGCASMALSFLSLSYLPLALATALSFLAPLVTIPIAAIFLRERPSPAVTGAAVLGFLGVGLILWPAFDGPQLDLGTLIGVAAGVTVAVTTAAAKVEIKRLTATEATGTIAFYFALVCGSVGLATAPFGWSPASGQTLLWLIGAGVTGGCAHIAMAEAVARAPVSMLAPFEYTAMLWAMLFDLLVFNLLPVPLSLIGAGVIVGAAALVAYGERRRTRPS, encoded by the coding sequence ATGGTGCCGAGCGTCGGGGCATCGCGCAGGCTACTGCAAGGCATCGGTTTACGGGTCGCGGCGACGGGGCTTTTCGTCGTCATGTCGCTCTGCGTCCGCCTTGCGTCCTTCGACGCGCCGGTTGGCCAGATCATGTTCTGGCGCAGTTCGGTCGCCCTAGTGCCGATCCTTCTGTATCTGCTGTGGCGAGGCCAGTTTCCGCGCGCTTTGAAGACCAAGCAGCCGTGGGGTCATGTGAAGCGCAGCGGCTTCGGCTGTGCGTCGATGGCACTGTCCTTCCTGTCGCTCAGCTATCTGCCGCTGGCGCTCGCTACCGCCCTTAGCTTCCTTGCGCCGTTGGTGACGATTCCGATTGCCGCGATTTTTCTGCGGGAGCGCCCCTCGCCCGCCGTAACAGGGGCCGCCGTCCTCGGATTTCTCGGTGTCGGGCTCATCCTCTGGCCGGCCTTCGACGGTCCGCAGCTTGATCTCGGCACCTTGATCGGCGTCGCCGCCGGGGTCACCGTTGCCGTGACCACCGCCGCCGCCAAGGTCGAGATCAAACGCCTGACCGCGACGGAGGCGACCGGCACCATCGCCTTCTACTTTGCCTTGGTCTGCGGCTCGGTCGGGCTGGCGACCGCCCCCTTCGGCTGGTCCCCTGCCAGTGGCCAAACCTTGCTGTGGCTGATCGGCGCTGGGGTGACCGGGGGATGCGCCCATATCGCGATGGCCGAAGCCGTGGCCCGCGCCCCCGTGTCGATGCTGGCGCCGTTTGAATATACGGCAATGCTCTGGGCGATGCTGTTTGACCTACTGGTCTTCAACCTGCTGCCGGTCCCGTTGAGCCTGATCGGCGCCGGGGTGATCGTTGGTGCGGCAGCACTGGTCGCCTATGGTGAACGCCGCCGCACCCGCCCGTCATAG
- a CDS encoding FAD-binding protein has protein sequence MLTPLTAAELADLVRGAAASGDALALHSGNSLAGLGPLPTSNRVHHSLSLAGFDTIIAYEPEELVLTVGPGIPLAEVKTLLAGRGQHLAFEPPDWGPLYGQPAGIGTLGGVIGAALAGSRRVSAGSARDHMLGFQAVNGRGEIFKAGGRVVKNVTGYDLPKLVTGAFGTLVALTEVTVKVVPAPETVETLMLPGLPPKRATEIMSQALGSAHEVGAAAYLPASVARDLIPGTSDSATLIRLEGFAPSVAARATALTSELGGAVDRLGAALSRPLWQGLSDATPLVGLHEDCLWRISVAPTEGAALLDAVQAARPLATGWLDWGGGLVWLGLPPHPGEADGGAAFLRGLIRDGHATLVRAPDRIRSSVPVFQPMSPALAALAQRLKAAFDPAAVFNPGRLGV, from the coding sequence ATGCTTACTCCCTTAACGGCGGCAGAACTCGCCGATCTCGTGCGCGGGGCGGCGGCCTCGGGCGATGCGCTGGCGCTGCATTCCGGCAATAGTCTGGCGGGCCTGGGGCCGTTACCGACCAGCAACCGGGTGCATCACTCGCTTTCCCTTGCGGGGTTCGACACGATCATCGCCTATGAGCCGGAAGAACTGGTGCTGACGGTCGGGCCGGGCATTCCGCTCGCCGAAGTTAAAACCTTGCTGGCTGGGCGCGGCCAGCATCTGGCTTTCGAACCGCCCGACTGGGGGCCGCTTTACGGCCAGCCCGCCGGGATCGGTACGCTCGGCGGCGTCATCGGGGCGGCCCTAGCGGGATCGCGGCGGGTCAGCGCGGGCAGCGCGCGCGACCATATGCTCGGCTTTCAGGCGGTCAATGGACGCGGCGAGATTTTCAAAGCGGGCGGGCGCGTGGTGAAGAATGTCACCGGCTATGATCTGCCGAAACTCGTCACCGGCGCGTTCGGCACCTTGGTCGCTTTGACCGAAGTGACGGTGAAAGTCGTGCCCGCGCCGGAAACGGTGGAAACCCTGATGCTGCCGGGCCTTCCCCCCAAGCGCGCGACAGAAATCATGTCGCAGGCGCTCGGCAGCGCGCACGAGGTGGGGGCGGCGGCCTATCTGCCCGCCAGCGTGGCCCGCGATCTTATCCCCGGCACGTCGGACAGTGCAACCCTGATCCGGCTGGAAGGTTTCGCCCCCTCCGTTGCGGCGCGCGCGACCGCTTTGACCAGCGAGTTGGGCGGCGCGGTTGACCGGCTGGGCGCGGCACTGTCCCGCCCGCTCTGGCAAGGCCTCAGCGATGCCACGCCGTTGGTCGGGCTGCACGAAGATTGCCTCTGGCGCATCTCGGTCGCGCCGACCGAGGGCGCGGCGCTGCTCGACGCTGTGCAGGCGGCGCGGCCGCTGGCGACCGGTTGGCTCGATTGGGGCGGCGGCTTGGTCTGGCTCGGTCTGCCGCCGCATCCCGGCGAAGCGGATGGCGGGGCGGCTTTCCTGCGCGGGCTGATCCGCGATGGTCACGCCACGTTGGTGCGCGCGCCCGACCGGATTCGGTCCAGCGTACCGGTCTTCCAGCCGATGTCCCCAGCCTTGGCGGCTTTGGCGCAGCGGTTGAAGGCCGCCTTCGACCCCGCCGCCGTTTTCAACCCTGGCCGTCTGGGAGTGTAA
- a CDS encoding winged helix-turn-helix transcriptional regulator — protein sequence MKPTAHPDPERCRLVNDIIALVGDKWSVQVVMCLGGGQQRFTEIRRAVEGISQKMLTVTLRGLERDGYVQRTVHATIPPRVDYELTPLGYELLVPLKALGDWALTHYRRVAAARAAYDARALADAAE from the coding sequence ATGAAACCAACCGCCCATCCCGATCCCGAGCGGTGCCGTTTGGTCAATGACATCATCGCCCTGGTCGGCGATAAATGGAGCGTGCAGGTTGTCATGTGCCTAGGCGGCGGGCAGCAGCGCTTTACCGAGATTCGGCGGGCCGTCGAGGGGATTTCCCAAAAAATGCTGACCGTTACCCTGCGCGGGCTGGAGCGGGACGGCTATGTGCAGCGCACGGTTCACGCCACCATTCCGCCGCGCGTCGATTATGAACTAACGCCGCTGGGGTACGAATTGCTCGTGCCCCTTAAGGCGCTGGGCGATTGGGCGCTGACCCACTACCGGCGGGTTGCTGCCGCCCGCGCCGCCTATGACGCCCGCGCGCTGGCCGACGCGGCGGAATAA
- a CDS encoding class I SAM-dependent methyltransferase codes for MSGFKDHFSAVAGGYAAFRPRYGARLAADLAALCTRHRLAWDAGCGSGQFSALLPAHFETVVATDASADQIAAATPHPQIAYRAARAEASGLPEGRVDLITVAQAAHWFDLPAFYAECRRVAAPGAVLALISYENMILPPALAPVFQHFYKDVLGPFWPADRLHVENGYADLPFPFDPLPLPPQQLEAEWDAAAVLGYIGTWSAVRGLLAAEGEGRLNAFRQQFTEAWEAAVGPGRRLSLVWPVSVRVGRVLPA; via the coding sequence ATGAGCGGGTTCAAGGATCATTTTTCCGCCGTTGCGGGCGGCTATGCGGCTTTTCGGCCCCGGTATGGCGCCAGGCTGGCGGCCGATCTGGCGGCGCTCTGTACGCGGCATCGGTTGGCGTGGGATGCGGGCTGTGGGTCGGGTCAATTCTCCGCCCTCTTGCCCGCCCATTTCGAGACCGTGGTGGCGACCGACGCATCCGCCGATCAAATAGCCGCCGCAACGCCGCATCCGCAGATCGCCTATCGCGCCGCGCGGGCGGAGGCGAGTGGCTTGCCGGAGGGCCGTGTCGATCTCATCACCGTCGCCCAGGCCGCCCATTGGTTCGATTTACCGGCGTTTTATGCCGAATGCCGCCGGGTGGCCGCGCCGGGGGCTGTGCTGGCGCTAATTTCCTATGAAAATATGATCCTGCCGCCCGCACTCGCGCCCGTGTTCCAACATTTTTATAAAGATGTGCTCGGCCCGTTTTGGCCCGCCGACCGGCTTCATGTGGAAAACGGCTATGCGGACCTGCCGTTTCCGTTCGATCCCTTACCGCTGCCACCCCAGCAGTTGGAGGCCGAGTGGGACGCGGCGGCGGTCTTGGGCTATATCGGCACCTGGTCAGCCGTGCGCGGTCTGTTGGCGGCGGAGGGGGAGGGGCGGTTGAATGCCTTCCGCCAGCAGTTCACCGAGGCGTGGGAGGCGGCGGTCGGGCCGGGGCGCCGGTTGTCCCTGGTGTGGCCGGTCAGCGTGCGGGTTGGGCGGGTTCTTCCGGCGTGA
- the glcF gene encoding glycolate oxidase subunit GlcF: MQTHFSLTQLADATVQEADKILRTCVHCGFCTATCPTYLLQGDELDSPRGRIYLMKDMLENAAERGPTETHVKHIDRCLTCLSCMTTCPSGVHYMHLVDQSRAFIEHHFRRPWADRLVRAVLGRVMPNPRLFRLSLIAAQPAKLLLPLLRPVAKTDLVKRLVALLETARPPASPTPIDRPGLHAVPVGVPVVKRVALMSGCVQNTLRPDINEATVRLLTRLGVEIMVPPAGCCGALNHHLGQEAAALAKVRANVAAWEKLLDQGCEAILITASGCGTTVKDYGHMLKDDPAWAGRAARVAAAAKDVSEVLETLTFPAPDTPQPLRIAYHSACSMQHGQRLKTGPKALLEGAGFTVLDVPEGHICCGSAGTYSLLQPDLSQQLKARKLGNIALTQPQAVATGNIGCMTQLQAGLPVPILHTVELLDWAYGGPKPAGL, from the coding sequence ATGCAGACCCATTTCAGCCTCACCCAGCTTGCCGATGCGACGGTGCAAGAAGCCGATAAGATCCTGCGCACCTGCGTCCACTGCGGTTTCTGCACCGCCACCTGCCCGACCTATCTGTTGCAGGGCGACGAACTCGATAGCCCGCGCGGCCGCATCTATCTGATGAAGGATATGCTGGAGAATGCGGCGGAGCGCGGGCCGACCGAGACGCACGTAAAGCATATCGACCGCTGCCTGACCTGCCTGTCGTGCATGACCACCTGCCCCTCGGGCGTGCATTACATGCATCTGGTCGATCAGTCGCGCGCCTTCATCGAGCATCACTTCCGCCGCCCCTGGGCCGACCGGCTGGTGCGGGCGGTGCTGGGCCGGGTGATGCCGAACCCCCGGCTGTTCCGCCTGTCGCTGATCGCGGCGCAACCGGCGAAACTGCTGCTGCCGCTGCTGCGCCCCGTCGCCAAGACCGATTTGGTGAAACGGCTGGTGGCTTTGCTGGAAACCGCCCGCCCGCCCGCGTCCCCAACGCCGATTGACCGGCCCGGCCTGCACGCGGTTCCAGTGGGGGTGCCGGTGGTGAAGCGCGTCGCGCTGATGAGCGGCTGTGTGCAAAATACCCTGCGCCCGGATATCAACGAAGCCACCGTGCGGCTGCTGACCCGCCTGGGGGTGGAAATCATGGTGCCGCCGGCGGGCTGCTGCGGCGCGCTCAATCATCACCTTGGCCAAGAAGCGGCGGCGCTCGCCAAAGTGCGCGCCAATGTCGCCGCATGGGAAAAGCTGCTGGATCAGGGCTGCGAGGCGATCCTCATCACCGCGTCGGGCTGCGGCACGACGGTGAAGGATTATGGCCATATGCTGAAGGACGATCCCGCCTGGGCCGGGCGGGCGGCGCGGGTCGCGGCGGCGGCGAAAGACGTGTCGGAAGTGCTGGAAACCCTGACCTTCCCTGCGCCCGATACGCCGCAGCCCCTCCGTATCGCCTATCATTCTGCCTGTTCGATGCAGCACGGTCAGCGCCTGAAAACCGGGCCGAAGGCGCTGCTGGAAGGCGCGGGCTTTACCGTGCTGGACGTGCCGGAAGGGCATATCTGCTGTGGGTCGGCGGGCACCTATAGCCTGTTGCAGCCGGATCTGTCGCAGCAGCTTAAAGCCCGCAAGCTCGGCAATATCGCCCTTACGCAGCCGCAGGCGGTGGCGACGGGCAATATCGGCTGCATGACCCAGTTGCAAGCTGGGCTGCCGGTGCCGATCCTTCATACGGTCGAACTGCTCGACTGGGCCTATGGCGGGCCGAAACCGGCGGGCCTATGA
- the ykgO gene encoding type B 50S ribosomal protein L36 produces the protein MKIVNSLKSMKTRHKACRIVRRKGRVYVINKQNPRFKARQG, from the coding sequence ATGAAGATCGTCAACTCGCTGAAATCGATGAAGACCCGCCACAAGGCTTGCCGTATCGTTCGCCGCAAGGGCCGCGTCTACGTCATCAACAAGCAGAACCCGCGCTTCAAGGCCCGCCAGGGCTAA
- a CDS encoding FAD-linked oxidase C-terminal domain-containing protein, which yields MPEPQAAILARRDVIVAGLRALLPDACVIADETGRRAYECDAVSAYRQLPLAVVLPRNTAEVSAVLRYCHEEGVPVVPRGAGTSLSGGALPVADGIILGLGKLNKILDIDFANRAVVAQPGVTNLGITNAVQHAGFYYAPDPSSQIACTIGGNVAENSGGVHCLKYGLTTNNILGVELVQMDGTVLRFGGKALEAGGYDWLGLLTGSEGLLGVVTEVTVRILRKPATARALLLGFPSSEQGGDCVGKIIAAGIIPGGMEMMDRPAIHATEAFVNVGYPLDVEALLIVELDGPPVEVDYLIERVSAIADSCSAVTKRISVNEAERMAFWAGRKAAFPAAGRISPDYLCMDGTIPRRALSQVLTRMTELSKQYGLGLANVFHAGDGNLHPLILFDANKPGEFEKAEAFGADILRLCVDVGGVLTGEHGVGVEKRELMPCMFSEIDLDQQKRVKEAFDPQGLLNPGKVFPLLHRCAEGGQMHVAGGAIPHPDLPRF from the coding sequence ATGCCGGAACCGCAGGCGGCCATTCTGGCGCGGCGGGATGTGATTGTGGCGGGCCTGCGCGCCCTATTGCCGGATGCCTGCGTGATTGCCGACGAAACCGGGCGGCGGGCCTATGAATGCGATGCCGTCAGCGCGTATCGCCAACTTCCCCTAGCGGTGGTGCTGCCCCGGAATACGGCGGAAGTGTCGGCGGTCCTGCGTTATTGCCATGAAGAAGGCGTACCGGTGGTGCCGCGCGGGGCGGGAACCTCGCTGTCGGGCGGGGCGTTGCCGGTGGCGGATGGGATTATCCTGGGCCTCGGCAAGCTCAATAAGATTCTTGACATCGATTTCGCCAATCGCGCGGTGGTGGCGCAGCCGGGGGTAACGAACCTCGGCATCACCAATGCCGTGCAGCACGCGGGCTTCTATTACGCGCCCGACCCGTCCTCGCAAATCGCCTGCACCATCGGCGGCAATGTCGCGGAAAATTCTGGTGGTGTGCATTGCCTGAAGTATGGGCTGACGACCAACAACATCCTCGGCGTCGAACTCGTCCAGATGGACGGCACCGTGCTGCGCTTCGGCGGTAAGGCGCTGGAAGCCGGGGGGTACGATTGGCTCGGGCTGCTCACTGGCTCCGAAGGGTTGCTGGGGGTGGTGACGGAAGTGACCGTGCGCATTCTGCGCAAACCGGCCACGGCGCGGGCGCTGCTGCTCGGCTTTCCGTCCTCCGAACAGGGGGGCGATTGCGTCGGCAAGATCATTGCCGCCGGGATCATTCCGGGCGGGATGGAGATGATGGACCGCCCCGCGATCCACGCCACGGAAGCCTTCGTGAACGTCGGCTATCCGCTGGATGTGGAAGCGCTGCTGATCGTCGAACTCGACGGGCCGCCGGTGGAGGTGGATTACCTGATCGAGCGCGTCTCGGCGATTGCCGATAGTTGTTCCGCCGTCACCAAGCGGATTTCGGTCAACGAGGCGGAACGCATGGCCTTCTGGGCCGGGCGCAAGGCGGCTTTTCCGGCGGCGGGGCGGATTTCGCCCGATTATCTCTGCATGGACGGCACCATACCGCGCCGGGCTTTGTCGCAGGTGCTTACGCGGATGACCGAGCTGTCCAAGCAGTATGGCCTTGGGTTGGCGAACGTCTTCCACGCCGGGGACGGCAATCTCCATCCGCTGATCCTGTTCGACGCCAATAAGCCGGGCGAGTTCGAGAAGGCGGAGGCCTTTGGCGCCGATATTCTGCGCCTCTGCGTCGATGTCGGCGGGGTTTTGACCGGCGAGCATGGCGTCGGCGTCGAAAAGCGCGAGTTGATGCCCTGTATGTTCTCCGAAATCGACCTTGATCAGCAAAAACGGGTGAAAGAGGCCTTCGACCCGCAGGGGCTGCTGAACCCCGGTAAGGTCTTTCCGCTGCTGCATCGCTGCGCCGAAGGTGGGCAGATGCATGTTGCGGGCGGGGCGATCCCGCATCCTGATCTGCCGCGCTTCTAA
- a CDS encoding type II toxin-antitoxin system Phd/YefM family antitoxin produces the protein MGAIMRVVSSAEAQRHLDQLIEDVAQDSDYTIITRPDAPHAVLMSLDVFNGLMETAHLLRTPANAAHLEASLAEFHAAKTVQHPLNERDD, from the coding sequence ATGGGGGCTATCATGCGGGTTGTCTCCTCCGCCGAAGCGCAGCGGCATCTCGATCAGTTGATCGAGGATGTTGCCCAGGACTCTGACTATACAATCATTACCCGGCCGGATGCCCCCCACGCCGTGCTAATGTCGCTTGACGTGTTCAACGGCCTGATGGAAACAGCACATCTGCTGCGCACCCCCGCCAACGCTGCCCACCTTGAAGCCTCGCTGGCTGAATTTCACGCGGCAAAGACGGTCCAACATCCGCTAAATGAGCGGGATGACTAG